The proteins below come from a single Cannabis sativa cultivar Pink pepper isolate KNU-18-1 chromosome 3, ASM2916894v1, whole genome shotgun sequence genomic window:
- the LOC115709143 gene encoding DDT domain-containing protein DDR4, giving the protein MSREASPSPISGDPSSDQSKPQNGTPTTQNDTTTTAAVAPGTGPPLSRSNRPSRACTIRTAARLYAASQPAAEQRRLKALKKKKKEEEEDRNEAGGDESPQYQQQCSSSKIVTPLVEPPPPAQLPRWTLRSMWEFASVLNFLHVFRPLLNISAEFSAEEFETALLNPNDTLSDIHIPLLKAIPPVTRMALTRDTWVTVLCRKLRDWWHWVADGDLPIVASHGAEIELYKTLDPGVRVVILKALCDIRVEQDDIRNYIDHSIKHGIPLATFRKERVGGDSHGISYWYEDDEMVGHRLYREIRKFEVKKAKSKGSQVPLNASYQWETVATNFDEFQDVSEKLFSSTNRTEVSLGKKLKIDMLPEVERVHKRKERLLKKQHRQALLLDNFYNMDGLAPGRSLRDRKPVTYTFDDYDRSINEAIKITKRKHPSPEPLYKREGMVKHDVSTNGRWSGPSHSSQHGGFSALSPKSSDYDDADEDDKSDPMDRSNRRRQRPQRYSEKDFVEAVSDNDAEFDSDDDIMGEAIYDEEYMRRKRKKKLSSSSEGDDEYRFEEENPEEEEEEEEEDSLSISEDSDEPRKFKKLPGRTRREAKLRSVDDLQAGLRRSKRATRNRINYRQYEVSESEVDSMKREKSNTSDEPSEPSENGDFSMGTQESDGNDDGDDVGNDDEQEMKSVEPVEGYPDIVEKPQTPPPEKSNSPGQDEVEGIQQKRRFLDLNEIATGDLNDIAPGDLNEVAPGSGLDDRMNTIIKDDDTEDF; this is encoded by the exons ATGTCCCGCGAAGCTTCCCCTTCCCCGATCTCCGGTGACCCTTCCTCCGACCAGTCCAAGCCCCAAAACGGCACTCCGACCACCCAAAACGACACCACTACCACTGCGGCCGTAGCTCCGGGAACAGGACCTCCCCTCTCCAGGAGCAACCGTCCATCTCGCGCGTGCACCATACGCACCGCCGCGAGACTCTACGCGGCGTCTCAGCCGGCCGCCGAGCAGCGGAGGTTGAAGgctttaaagaagaagaagaaggaagaggaggAAGATAGGAATGAGGCTGGGGGCGATGAGTCGCCGCAGTATCAGCAACAATGCAGTAGCAGTAAGATCGTGACGCCATTAGTGGAACCTCCTCCGCCGGCGCAATTGCCGCGGTGGACTCTGCGTTCGATGTGGGAGTTCGCGTCCGTACTCAATTTCTTGCAT GTTTTTAGACCCCTTTTGAATATTTCGGCCGAGTTCTCAGCTGAGGAGTTTGAGACGGCTTTGCTTAATCCCAATGACACTCTTAGTGATATTCACATCCCTCTATTAAag GCGATACCTCCTGTTACACGAATGGCACTTACACGTGATACTTGGGTTACTGTTTTGTGCAGAAAGTTGAGGGACTGGTGGCATTGG GTTGCAGATGGGGATCTACCCATCGTTGCTTCACATGG GGCTGAGATTGAACTATACAAAACGCTTGATCCCGGAGTTCGTGTGGTCATCTTGAAAGCACTTTGTGATATTCGTGTGgag CAAGATGACATCAGGAACTATATTGACCACTCAATTAAACATGGTATTCCACTTGCAACGTTTCGTAAAGAACGCGTTGGAGGTGACTCTCATGGAATTTCATACTG GTATGAAGATGATGAAATGGTTGGTCACAGACTTTACAGAGAGATAAGAAAATTTGAAGTGAAGAAAGCCAAATCAAAGGGCTCTCAAGTCCCTCTCAATGCATCATACCAGTGGGAAACAGTAGCAACCAATTTTGATGAATTCCAAGATGTTTCT GAGAAACTCTTCTCAAGTACTAATAGAACAGAGGTTTCACTAGGGAAAAAGTTAAAGATAGACATGCTTCCTGAGGTTGAAAGGGTTCATAAG AGGAAAGAGAGGTTACTGAAGAAGCAGCACAGACAAGCTCTCCTTCTTgataatttttacaatatgGATGGGCTTGCTCCAGGGCGCTCCCTTCGAGATAGAAAACCTGTCACATACACTTTTG ATGATTATGATCGGTCCATCAATGAGGCAATCAAGATTACCAA GCGGAAGCATCCATCTCCAGAACCTTTATACAAAAGGGAAGGAATGGTAAAACATGATGTATCTACTAATGGCAGATGGAGCGGTCCTTCACATTCCTCTCAACATGGTGGTTTTAGTGCTCTTTCTCCCAAATCTTCTGATTATGATGACGCTGATGAAGATGATAAATCTGATCCAATGGATAGAag CAATCGGCGGAGACAGAGACCTCAACGCTATTCCGAGAAAGATTTTGTAGAAGCAGTTTCGGATAATGATGCAGAGTTTGATAGTGATGATGACATAATGGGAGAGGCTATATATGATGAAGAGTATATGCGGCGTAAACGGAAGAAGAAATTGTCCAGTAGCTCTGAAGGAGACGATGAGTATCGTTTTGAGGAAGAAAATcctgaagaagaggaagaagaggaggaagaagacTCATTAAGTATTAGTGAGGATAGTGATGAGCCCCGAAAATTTAAGAAATTGCCAGGTCGTACCAGGAGGGAAGCTAAGTTGAGGTCTGTTGATGACCTTCAGGCAGGTCTAAGACGAAGTAAAAGGGCGACCAGAAACCGAATCAATTACCGACAGTACGAAGTGTCTGAATCAGAAGTGGATTCAATGAAACGTGAAAAATCAAATACATCAGATGAGCCCTCAGAACCAAGTGAGAATGGTGATTTTTCAATGGGAACTCAAGAGTCTGATGGCAATGATGATGGCGATGATGTTGGCAATGATGATGAGCAAGAAATGAAAAGTGTCGAGCCTGTTGAAGGTTATCCCGACATAGTAGAAAAACCTCAAACCCCACCTCCTGAAAAGTCAAATAGCCCAGGTCAAGATGAAGTGGAAGGTATACAACAGAAAAGGCGTTTTCTTGACCTGAATGAGATTGCCACTGGTGACCTAAATGATATTGCCCCGGGCGACTTAAATGAGGTTGCCCCCGGTTCAGGCCTTGACGATAGGATGAATACTATAATCAAGGATGATGATACAGAGGATTTCTGA
- the LOC133035475 gene encoding villin-2-like codes for MASRLANTMSNSLKGRPVQGGLSSGYKKNVAEKGLTDETYTAESITLIRISGTSIHNNKVVQVDAVCFLSSRSFMVLPIPVKI; via the exons ATGGCTTCTCGTTTGGCAAATACCATGTCCAACTCACTGAAAGGGAGACCTGTTCAG GGTGGATTGAGTTCtggttataaaaaaaatgttgcAGAGAAAGGTTTGACTGATGAAACTTACACAGCAGAAAGTATCACTTTGATTAGGATTTCTGGAACTTCCATTCATAATAATAAAGTAGTGCAAGTTGATGCGGTATGTTTTCTTTCCAGTAGAAGTTTCATGGTGTTGCCTATCCCCGTGAAAATCTAG